In Sphingomonas sp. LR60, the following are encoded in one genomic region:
- a CDS encoding SDR family NAD(P)-dependent oxidoreductase — protein MKTAIVTGATSGIGQATTRALAGAGWQVIATGRRADRLAALAAECGDLVHTAAFDVRDEAARDAALDALPEPFRDIDLLVNNAGLALGTAPAQKADLAQWRTMIDTNVTALVSVTHKLLPGLIARKGGIVNIASVAGSYPYPGGNVYGGTKAFVQQFTLNLRSDLHGTGVRVSAIDPGMVETEFTLVRTGGNQDASDTLYAGATPMTAEDIAATLLWIATLPPHLNINRLELMPVSQSFAGFQVARDD, from the coding sequence ATGAAGACGGCGATTGTGACGGGTGCCACGTCGGGGATCGGTCAGGCGACGACGCGGGCGCTGGCCGGTGCGGGCTGGCAGGTGATCGCCACCGGCCGGCGCGCCGACCGGCTCGCCGCGCTGGCGGCGGAATGTGGGGACCTGGTGCACACCGCCGCGTTCGACGTTCGCGACGAAGCGGCGCGCGATGCTGCGCTCGACGCGTTGCCGGAGCCGTTTCGCGACATCGACCTGCTCGTCAACAACGCCGGGCTCGCGCTCGGTACCGCGCCAGCGCAGAAGGCTGATCTCGCGCAATGGCGGACGATGATCGACACCAACGTCACCGCGTTGGTATCGGTGACGCACAAGCTGCTGCCGGGATTGATCGCGCGCAAGGGCGGGATCGTCAACATCGCGTCGGTCGCGGGCAGCTACCCCTATCCGGGCGGCAACGTCTATGGCGGTACGAAGGCGTTCGTGCAGCAATTCACGCTCAACCTGCGCTCGGACCTGCACGGGACCGGGGTGCGCGTCAGCGCGATCGATCCGGGGATGGTCGAGACCGAGTTCACGCTGGTGCGGACCGGCGGCAATCAGGACGCCTCCGACACGCTTTATGCCGGGGCCACGCCGATGACCGCCGAGGATATCGCCGCGACATTGCTGTGGATCGCGACGCTGCCACCGCATCTGAACATCAACCGGCTGGAACTTATGCCGGTCAGCCAGTCGTTCGCGGGCTTTCAGGTCGCACGCGACGACTGA
- a CDS encoding IS481 family transposase has protein sequence MGQVRHGCATTTHAVRAAIQRSQASLATLSRELGINPKTVAKWRKRATVEDLKTGPKAPRSTTLTEAEEAMVVAFRRHTLLPLDDCLYALQPSIPHLTRSALHRCLQRHGISRLPDIEGDKPKRQRFKRYPIGFFHIDIAEVQTAEGKLYLFVGIDRTSKFAVTQLVEKADRRTAWEFLEHLLKAVPYRVHTILTDNGIQFAEQPRNRNTAWSRQMRFDMICDANGIEHRLTKPNHPWTNGQVERMNRTIKEATVKRFHYESHDQLRTHLADFMAAYNFARRLKTLSGLTPYEYIAKIWTSEPDRFIVDPIHQMPGLNT, from the coding sequence ATGGGACAGGTACGTCATGGGTGCGCCACGACCACGCACGCCGTCCGAGCAGCAATACAGCGATCGCAAGCTTCGCTCGCGACGCTGAGCCGGGAACTCGGGATCAACCCGAAGACGGTCGCGAAGTGGCGTAAGAGGGCGACGGTCGAGGACCTGAAGACCGGGCCGAAGGCCCCTCGTTCAACGACCCTGACTGAAGCCGAGGAGGCAATGGTTGTGGCGTTCCGGCGCCACACGTTGCTGCCGCTCGACGACTGCCTCTACGCTCTGCAGCCGTCGATCCCGCACCTGACCCGGTCAGCGCTGCACCGATGCCTACAGCGGCATGGCATCTCCCGCCTGCCGGACATCGAAGGCGACAAGCCGAAGCGGCAGCGCTTCAAGCGCTACCCGATCGGCTTCTTCCACATCGATATTGCCGAGGTGCAGACCGCCGAAGGCAAACTGTACCTTTTCGTCGGCATCGACCGCACCAGCAAGTTCGCGGTCACCCAACTGGTTGAGAAGGCTGACAGGCGGACAGCCTGGGAGTTCCTGGAACACCTGCTGAAAGCCGTGCCTTACCGCGTTCACACGATCCTCACCGATAATGGCATCCAGTTCGCCGAGCAGCCGCGTAATCGCAACACCGCCTGGTCGCGCCAGATGCGCTTCGACATGATCTGCGACGCAAATGGCATCGAGCACCGACTCACGAAACCGAACCATCCATGGACCAACGGTCAGGTCGAGCGAATGAACCGCACCATCAAAGAGGCGACCGTCAAACGCTTCCACTACGAAAGCCACGACCAGTTGCGCACGCACCTCGCCGACTTCATGGCCGCCTACAACTTCGCCCGCCGGCTCAAGACGCTCAGCGGTCTCACGCCCTACGAATACATCGCCAAGATCTGGACGTCAGAGCCAGACCGGTTCATCGTCGACCCGATCCACCAAATGCCAGGACTAAACACCTAG
- a CDS encoding response regulator, with protein sequence MTKALHLLFVDDDADIRTIVTMALGLDPTIAVVAAGSADAALTALTDGRFDAALLDVSMPGMDGPALLDALREIVPELPAIFMTAHSRAHELVALYAAGAQGVIVKPFEPLTLAAEVRALLS encoded by the coding sequence ATGACCAAGGCGTTGCACCTGCTGTTCGTCGACGACGATGCGGACATCAGGACGATCGTGACGATGGCGCTGGGACTGGACCCGACGATCGCGGTGGTCGCGGCCGGCAGCGCGGACGCGGCGCTGACGGCGCTGACCGACGGGCGCTTCGATGCGGCGCTGCTCGACGTGTCGATGCCGGGGATGGACGGGCCGGCTTTGCTCGACGCGTTGCGGGAGATCGTGCCGGAATTGCCGGCGATCTTCATGACCGCGCATAGCCGCGCGCATGAGCTGGTCGCCCTGTACGCCGCCGGCGCGCAGGGCGTGATCGTCAAGCCGTTCGAACCCCTTACGCTGGCGGCCGAGGTGCGCGCACTGCTGTCCTAG
- a CDS encoding response regulator transcription factor — protein sequence MGGRALVADDHPLTREGLAMAARAALPGVSIMAAGSIAEARTLAERTPLRMILLDFHLPDARGFSGLMTLQMHAPGTPIVVVTASEEPRLVEAARAVGAAGYLYKSLPLDDLAEQLRRVDGGQQVFPPATTNDASALGDLLTRLATLSNAQRAVLLALADGHANKQIARDLGVTEATIKAHLTVIFRKLGVSNRAQALLAARPLIGRTDQ from the coding sequence TTGGGAGGGCGTGCGTTGGTCGCCGACGATCACCCGCTGACGCGCGAGGGGCTGGCGATGGCGGCGCGTGCCGCGCTCCCCGGCGTGTCGATCATGGCGGCCGGATCGATCGCGGAGGCACGCACACTTGCCGAGCGCACGCCATTGCGGATGATCCTGCTCGATTTCCACCTTCCCGATGCGCGCGGCTTTTCCGGGCTGATGACCTTGCAGATGCACGCGCCCGGCACACCGATCGTGGTGGTGACCGCCAGCGAGGAGCCGCGGCTGGTGGAAGCGGCGCGCGCGGTCGGCGCAGCGGGCTATCTCTACAAGAGCCTGCCGCTCGACGATCTGGCGGAGCAGCTGCGGCGCGTGGATGGCGGGCAGCAGGTCTTCCCCCCGGCCACGACGAACGATGCCAGCGCGCTGGGCGACCTGCTCACGCGGCTGGCGACGCTGTCCAATGCGCAGCGCGCGGTGTTGCTCGCGCTGGCGGACGGGCATGCGAACAAGCAGATCGCGCGCGACCTTGGCGTGACCGAGGCGACGATCAAGGCGCATCTGACCGTCATCTTCCGCAAGCTGGGGGTCAGCAATCGCGCGCAGGCGCTGCTGGCGGCGCGGCCGTTAATCGGTCGTACGGATCAGTGA
- a CDS encoding hybrid sensor histidine kinase/response regulator produces the protein MPLLLAALIGWTGIEYRRAVDAEAAAARSFARERTLLLLLSAVKDAETAQRGLLLTGDRTFLAPYAPARAQVERLLSDVGAVDRALHPLIAAKFAELDATIALFDAGDLAAMRREVASGRGKRIMERLRDVVTRASAAERARTAERSASFRAHRDDSYRLIEVTGALVSLLLLGFMLAWWRSQSDRHEAARATHEAGMRNAAILASTTDTLLIVDRAGTIETISDAGHDLLGYTTADLQDRDLSAILPARPGEDDLRTVIGAGRDVFPERTARRRDGSEVIVDVAIGVMHGADGDRFVLSLRDASDRLRIARAKDELISTVSHELRTPLTSVIGSLALLRAGNAGEWPAQAGRLVDIADNNARRLIRLVNDILDIDRIESGQLTIARTPLDLREITAQAALDNEGLARRHDVTLVDEVAAAPVLVAGDAGRLLQVVTNLLSNAIQASVGGGTVVLRTHVVAVRARISVDDHGAGVPEELRSRLFERFQTVRGSGGTGLGLAIAREIVRRLDGTIWFEDLPGGGTRFAFDLPLLGDSDDEGAGEPGLPVILHVDDDHDLCETMMLAFHGSAAMMCAAGVEAARSLLRARPPQLALLDTQLLDVAALLPELVDRGGNPIPVVILSGAVAQPDVARRAAAVLVKGQHGVATVVDTIRRLLRDREERR, from the coding sequence ATGCCGCTGCTGCTCGCGGCGCTGATCGGCTGGACGGGGATCGAATATCGGCGCGCGGTCGACGCCGAGGCCGCCGCGGCGCGCTCGTTCGCGCGCGAGCGGACGCTGTTGCTGCTGCTGTCGGCGGTGAAGGATGCGGAGACCGCGCAACGCGGACTGTTGCTGACCGGGGACCGGACGTTCCTGGCGCCTTATGCCCCGGCCCGCGCGCAGGTCGAGCGCCTGCTGAGCGACGTCGGGGCAGTCGATCGCGCGCTGCACCCGCTGATCGCCGCCAAGTTCGCCGAACTCGACGCCACGATCGCCTTGTTCGACGCCGGTGATCTCGCGGCGATGCGGCGCGAGGTGGCGTCGGGTCGCGGCAAGCGGATCATGGAGCGGTTGCGCGACGTGGTGACGCGCGCCAGTGCGGCCGAGCGCGCGCGCACCGCCGAGCGCTCGGCATCGTTCCGGGCGCATCGCGACGACAGCTATCGGTTGATCGAAGTGACCGGTGCGCTGGTGAGCCTGCTGCTGCTGGGCTTCATGCTCGCGTGGTGGCGGTCGCAATCCGATCGCCACGAAGCGGCGCGCGCCACGCACGAGGCGGGGATGCGCAATGCCGCGATCCTGGCGAGCACCACCGACACGCTGTTGATCGTCGATCGCGCCGGGACGATCGAGACGATCAGCGACGCGGGACACGATCTGCTCGGCTACACCACCGCCGACCTGCAGGACCGCGACCTGTCGGCGATCCTTCCGGCACGTCCGGGCGAGGACGATTTGCGGACCGTGATCGGGGCGGGGCGTGACGTGTTTCCCGAACGCACCGCGCGGCGCCGCGACGGTAGCGAGGTCATCGTCGATGTCGCGATCGGGGTGATGCATGGCGCGGACGGCGACCGGTTCGTGCTGTCGTTGCGCGACGCGTCGGATCGGCTGCGGATCGCGCGCGCCAAGGACGAGCTGATCTCGACGGTCAGCCACGAATTGCGCACGCCGCTGACCTCGGTGATCGGTTCGCTGGCATTGTTGCGCGCCGGCAATGCGGGCGAGTGGCCGGCGCAGGCGGGGCGGCTGGTCGATATCGCCGACAACAATGCGCGGCGGCTGATCCGGCTGGTCAACGACATCCTCGACATCGACCGTATCGAGAGCGGGCAATTGACGATCGCGCGGACGCCGCTCGACCTGCGCGAGATCACTGCGCAGGCCGCGCTGGACAATGAGGGGCTGGCGCGGCGGCACGACGTGACGCTGGTCGACGAGGTCGCAGCCGCGCCGGTGCTGGTCGCCGGAGACGCCGGGCGGTTGCTGCAGGTGGTCACCAACCTGTTGTCGAACGCGATCCAAGCCTCGGTCGGTGGCGGGACGGTGGTGCTGCGGACGCACGTGGTCGCGGTGCGCGCGCGGATCAGCGTCGACGATCATGGCGCGGGGGTTCCCGAGGAACTGCGATCGCGGCTGTTCGAGCGCTTCCAGACGGTGCGCGGTTCGGGCGGGACCGGGCTTGGGCTGGCGATCGCGCGTGAGATCGTGCGGCGGTTGGACGGCACGATCTGGTTCGAGGATCTGCCGGGCGGCGGCACGCGCTTCGCCTTCGATCTGCCGCTGCTTGGCGACTCGGACGACGAGGGCGCGGGGGAACCTGGGCTGCCGGTGATCCTGCACGTCGATGACGACCATGATCTGTGCGAGACGATGATGCTGGCATTTCACGGCAGCGCGGCGATGATGTGCGCGGCCGGCGTCGAGGCGGCACGCTCCCTGTTGCGGGCGCGACCGCCGCAATTGGCGTTGCTCGACACGCAGTTGCTCGATGTGGCGGCGCTGCTCCCCGAACTTGTCGACCGCGGCGGCAATCCGATCCCGGTGGTGATCCTCTCCGGTGCGGTGGCGCAACCCGACGTCGCGCGGCGCGCCGCGGCGGTGCTCGTCAAGGGACAGCATGGTGTCGCCACGGTGGTCGACACGATCCGGCGACTGTTGCGCGACCGCGAGGAGCGGCGATGA